In Maridesulfovibrio sp., a single genomic region encodes these proteins:
- a CDS encoding aldehyde ferredoxin oxidoreductase C-terminal domain-containing protein produces the protein MPRILRINTRTKEFKFEELGEYAGLGGRAFTSRLVNKEVPADCHPLSASNKLVWSTGVLGGSGASNSGRLSCGAKSPLTGGIKESNSGGQFAQTMPRLDIHAIVFEDKPEEGAGFSIVEIYADRVEFKDATPIVGMDNYPAHEELKKIYGDKVVTALAGPAGEQCLSASTIQFSDPHLNPARSAGRGGLGAVMGSKKVKAVVLDPAAKGRMQPADPEKFKAARKRWTEILMGHPVTSQGLPGFGTAILVNIINEAGALPTKNFRGGRFDKVADISGEKIAEVIESRNGKTKEGCHTGCVIQCSQRYNDKDGNYLTSGFEYETVWGFGANCLINDIDDIATMDRICDEKGVDTIEMGTTMAVVMDGGGLEWGDSKGAIELLKKIGSSDPMGRIMGNGTEMAGRAFGVDRIPTVKGQSLPAYDPRSVKGVGVTYATTPMGGDHTAGYAVATNILKVGGDVDPLSKEGQVELSKNLQIATAAIDSLGLCLFVAFAVLDTPDAVQCMCDLVSAAHGIDFTADDFIAMGVNALKDELDFNAKAGFTKKDDQLPRFFSEEKLEPHNTIWDYSIEELQAAKV, from the coding sequence ATGCCCAGAATCCTTAGAATTAATACTCGTACGAAAGAGTTTAAGTTTGAAGAACTTGGTGAATACGCAGGTCTCGGCGGCCGCGCATTTACTTCCCGTCTGGTAAACAAGGAAGTACCTGCCGACTGTCATCCTCTTTCCGCTTCCAACAAGCTTGTCTGGTCAACCGGTGTTCTGGGAGGTTCCGGTGCGTCCAACTCCGGCAGGCTTTCATGCGGTGCCAAGTCTCCTCTTACCGGTGGTATCAAGGAAAGTAACTCCGGTGGACAATTTGCTCAGACGATGCCCCGTCTGGACATTCACGCCATTGTTTTCGAGGACAAGCCTGAAGAAGGCGCCGGTTTTTCAATTGTTGAAATCTACGCCGACAGAGTTGAGTTCAAGGACGCTACTCCCATTGTCGGGATGGATAACTATCCTGCACATGAAGAACTCAAAAAGATTTACGGAGACAAGGTTGTAACCGCTCTGGCCGGTCCCGCCGGTGAGCAGTGCCTCTCTGCCTCCACCATTCAATTTTCAGATCCGCATCTGAACCCGGCCCGTTCCGCAGGTCGCGGTGGCCTTGGTGCTGTTATGGGTTCCAAGAAGGTCAAGGCCGTTGTGCTTGATCCCGCTGCAAAGGGACGCATGCAGCCTGCCGATCCTGAAAAGTTCAAGGCAGCCCGCAAGCGCTGGACGGAAATCCTTATGGGTCATCCTGTCACCAGTCAGGGTCTGCCCGGATTCGGTACCGCCATTCTTGTTAACATCATCAACGAAGCCGGTGCTCTTCCCACCAAGAACTTCCGTGGCGGTCGGTTTGACAAGGTAGCCGACATCTCCGGTGAAAAGATTGCTGAAGTCATCGAATCCCGTAACGGTAAGACCAAGGAAGGCTGCCATACCGGCTGCGTAATCCAGTGCTCCCAGCGTTACAACGATAAGGACGGTAATTACCTGACCTCCGGTTTCGAGTATGAAACCGTATGGGGTTTCGGTGCAAACTGCCTGATCAACGATATCGATGATATCGCCACCATGGACCGCATTTGTGACGAAAAGGGTGTGGATACCATTGAAATGGGCACCACCATGGCCGTTGTAATGGATGGCGGCGGTCTCGAATGGGGCGACAGCAAGGGTGCCATCGAACTGCTCAAGAAGATCGGTTCTTCCGATCCCATGGGCCGCATTATGGGTAACGGTACCGAAATGGCCGGACGTGCCTTCGGTGTTGATCGTATCCCCACTGTAAAAGGCCAGAGCCTGCCTGCTTACGATCCCCGTTCCGTAAAGGGTGTCGGCGTTACCTACGCAACTACCCCGATGGGTGGTGACCATACCGCTGGTTACGCAGTAGCCACCAACATCCTCAAGGTCGGTGGTGATGTCGATCCTCTTTCCAAGGAAGGACAGGTCGAACTCTCCAAGAACCTCCAGATTGCTACTGCAGCCATCGATTCTCTTGGACTCTGCCTCTTCGTGGCATTTGCCGTTCTTGATACTCCTGATGCAGTTCAGTGCATGTGCGACCTCGTTTCCGCTGCTCACGGAATCGACTTCACCGCAGACGACTTCATCGCCATGGGCGTTAACGCACTCAAGGATGAACTTGATTTCAACGCCAAAGCCGGATTCACCAAGAAGGACGACCAGCTTCCCCGTTTCTTCAGCGAAGAAAAGCTTGAGCCCCACAACACCATCTGGGATTACTCCATTGAAGAACTCCAGGCTGCCAAGGTCTAG
- a CDS encoding 4Fe-4S dicluster domain-containing protein: protein MGCRLCELACLTSHSGHGDLATAYINDRPAGLSPRRKVVENGEECVSIGCRHCDEPLCISACISGALIKNAETGITVYEPSLCVGCWACVMACPYGAVRRNNLENTIIKCDLCTGRENGPACVEACPNKALRYEER from the coding sequence ATGGGGTGCAGGTTATGCGAACTGGCCTGTCTTACATCCCACAGCGGACACGGTGATCTTGCGACCGCTTATATTAATGATAGGCCGGCCGGCTTGAGTCCCCGCAGAAAAGTTGTTGAAAACGGGGAAGAATGCGTGTCCATAGGCTGCAGACATTGCGATGAGCCCCTCTGTATATCTGCATGTATTTCAGGAGCACTGATAAAAAACGCTGAAACAGGGATAACTGTCTACGAACCCTCCCTATGCGTCGGCTGCTGGGCCTGCGTCATGGCCTGCCCGTACGGGGCCGTCAGACGCAACAACCTGGAAAACACCATCATAAAATGCGATCTCTGCACCGGGCGAGAAAACGGACCGGCCTGCGTTGAAGCCTGCCCCAATAAAGCCCTGAGATACGAGGAGCGTTAA
- a CDS encoding 4Fe-4S binding protein → MKKISPELLRDSIQLAMTAFCIWIGYRFYLFYEFMTGHSSVPVSKPGAVEGFLPISALLSLKKLITQGVFDEVHPAGLTIFIAVMVMSLIMRKGFCGYLCPVGFIHNLLNKIGRKIGKTLRITGKLEKALLIPKYIGMTFFVYAVFVKMGGRTLEAFLHSPYNFTAEAKMMLFFSHPTAVSGLIIGALLLLGIFIPYFWCRFMCPYGALLGVIAKISPVAITRDRESCIGCGKCSKVCPGGIDVESQNTVNSAECIGCTQCINACLVNGCLTVTDRLSKMKLPWYIIGLGCLGILLIYYIAARTTGHWDSPYPIEMLRKYYMQL, encoded by the coding sequence ATGAAAAAGATATCCCCGGAACTTCTACGGGATTCAATCCAGCTTGCAATGACTGCGTTCTGCATCTGGATCGGATACCGTTTTTACCTGTTCTACGAATTCATGACCGGACACTCTTCTGTGCCGGTAAGCAAACCCGGAGCGGTAGAAGGATTTCTGCCCATAAGCGCTCTGCTTTCACTCAAAAAACTCATTACTCAGGGAGTATTTGACGAGGTTCACCCCGCGGGGCTGACCATCTTCATAGCCGTAATGGTTATGTCCCTGATCATGCGCAAAGGATTCTGCGGCTATCTCTGCCCGGTAGGATTCATTCACAACCTGCTGAACAAAATAGGCCGTAAGATCGGCAAGACACTCAGGATAACAGGAAAACTGGAAAAGGCTCTGCTGATCCCCAAATATATCGGCATGACCTTTTTTGTTTACGCAGTCTTCGTAAAAATGGGAGGACGCACCCTCGAAGCATTCCTGCACTCGCCTTACAACTTTACAGCCGAAGCCAAAATGATGCTGTTCTTTTCCCACCCGACAGCCGTCTCCGGCCTGATCATCGGGGCGCTGCTGCTTCTGGGAATTTTCATTCCCTACTTCTGGTGCCGCTTCATGTGTCCATACGGAGCATTGCTCGGAGTTATCGCCAAGATCTCACCGGTCGCAATCACCAGAGACCGGGAAAGCTGCATCGGATGCGGAAAATGCTCTAAAGTGTGTCCCGGCGGGATAGATGTCGAATCGCAGAACACTGTGAATTCCGCCGAGTGCATCGGCTGCACTCAGTGCATAAATGCATGCCTGGTAAACGGATGCCTGACTGTCACTGACCGCCTCAGCAAAATGAAGCTGCCCTGGTACATAATCGGTCTCGGTTGTCTGGGAATACTGTTGATCTACTACATTGCGGCAAGGACAACCGGCCACTGGGACTCTCCGTATCCTATAGAAATGCTGCGGAAATATTACATGCAGCTTTAG
- a CDS encoding FAD-dependent oxidoreductase produces the protein MKYVIIGNGVASLGAIDGIRKHDKDGTITVIGIENTAAYGKPLTSYLLAGRINPERLSTRSEDYYEGKQVTLRLGTTVSDIDVHSRLVSTTAGEQIFYDKLLIATGGTPYTPKIKGMTGADVYNFTAAKDAFALMAVLKTLKKAVVIGGGLIGLKAAESMYARGVEVTVVEESDRILQLTYDEKAAGIISERAEAAGMVLRCGSLAKEIIRDNNGSLRGVLLNDKSFLACDAVVVAIGVLSNTSLAESAGLDVDNGIVVDDYMKTSRNNIFAAGDVAQARDIVFDKNMVVPLWSNAYTQGYYAGKNMAGHESEYPGSMSMSSISFFGLPTISVGEVNHTEDEQDYESYIFFDETKQSYRKLVFKGNRLVGYILVGDIDYAGMYTSFIKFEFKVDSYTRQRLSEGEPNALMWPDDFFNKAWNPD, from the coding sequence ATGAAGTACGTCATAATAGGAAACGGAGTTGCTTCGCTGGGCGCCATTGACGGCATACGGAAACACGACAAGGACGGAACAATCACCGTAATCGGGATTGAAAATACCGCAGCCTACGGCAAACCGCTCACCTCTTACCTGCTTGCGGGAAGAATCAATCCGGAAAGGCTGTCCACCCGTTCGGAAGACTACTACGAAGGGAAACAGGTTACACTCCGCCTCGGGACAACAGTTTCCGACATTGATGTACATTCAAGGCTGGTCTCAACAACTGCCGGTGAACAGATTTTTTATGACAAGTTGCTCATTGCAACCGGCGGCACCCCTTATACTCCTAAAATAAAAGGCATGACCGGAGCTGATGTATACAATTTTACGGCGGCAAAAGACGCTTTCGCCCTGATGGCGGTGCTGAAAACCCTGAAAAAAGCGGTGGTGATAGGCGGCGGACTTATCGGGTTAAAGGCTGCGGAAAGCATGTACGCCAGAGGAGTGGAGGTTACTGTGGTGGAGGAATCCGATCGCATTCTCCAACTGACCTACGATGAAAAGGCAGCCGGAATCATCTCCGAACGGGCTGAAGCTGCCGGAATGGTCCTACGCTGCGGATCACTCGCCAAAGAAATTATCCGCGACAACAACGGGTCATTGCGGGGAGTCCTTTTGAACGACAAGTCATTCCTTGCATGCGATGCGGTGGTTGTTGCCATCGGCGTTCTTTCCAATACATCCCTGGCCGAATCCGCAGGACTGGATGTGGACAACGGCATAGTGGTCGACGATTACATGAAGACCAGCCGAAACAACATCTTTGCAGCCGGAGACGTGGCGCAGGCCCGCGATATTGTTTTCGACAAGAATATGGTTGTGCCCTTATGGTCCAATGCATACACACAGGGCTACTATGCAGGCAAGAACATGGCCGGCCACGAATCCGAATATCCCGGATCCATGTCCATGAGTTCTATCAGCTTTTTCGGCCTGCCGACCATATCCGTAGGCGAAGTCAACCATACCGAAGATGAACAGGATTACGAATCCTACATTTTTTTCGATGAAACAAAGCAGAGCTACCGCAAACTGGTTTTCAAAGGCAACCGGCTTGTGGGATATATTCTGGTCGGCGATATCGACTATGCCGGAATGTATACTTCATTCATCAAATTCGAATTCAAGGTAGACAGCTACACCAGACAAAGACTTAGCGAAGGGGAACCTAACGCCCTGATGTGGCCGGACGACTTCTTCAACAAAGCCTGGAATCCGGACTGA
- the secF gene encoding protein translocase subunit SecF, which yields MGLQIIKPDTKIDFIGFRRKAFIISAVLILLGVVSLVMKGGPKYGIDFAGGIVVQVKFDKQIDVKEVKSALKGSNLPGLVVQSFGHADDREMLLRTSSSDISSSEVRKSISDDFTANLKGTGFEIQRLEMVGPKVGADLRTKALEALYYAVLLIAIYISGRFEHRWFAAAIMAAALFGGISALQLLGLSTGVLIFGALFITLGLCWYLKLNYALGAIVALIHDVLITVGVFSMLGKEFDLTIIAALLTIIGYSLNDTIIVFDRIRENLNAKISDSLAETINISVNQTLSRTILTSGTTLLVVAALFALGGGVIHDFALALLVGVGVGTYSSIFVASPILLGFGAGNIKEDDSTEGAEAA from the coding sequence ATGGGATTGCAGATAATCAAACCTGATACCAAAATCGATTTTATCGGATTCAGGCGCAAAGCCTTCATTATCTCCGCCGTACTTATACTGCTCGGCGTGGTCTCCCTCGTTATGAAAGGCGGCCCGAAATACGGCATCGACTTTGCCGGCGGTATTGTGGTGCAGGTCAAATTCGATAAACAGATCGACGTCAAGGAAGTCAAAAGCGCCCTGAAAGGCAGCAACCTCCCCGGACTGGTTGTCCAGAGCTTCGGCCATGCCGATGATCGGGAAATGCTGCTCAGGACCTCTTCTTCCGACATAAGTTCCTCAGAAGTACGCAAAAGCATTTCAGACGATTTCACTGCCAACCTAAAAGGGACCGGCTTTGAAATTCAGCGTCTGGAAATGGTCGGCCCCAAAGTCGGAGCAGACCTCAGAACAAAAGCCCTTGAAGCCCTGTACTACGCAGTGCTGCTCATTGCCATCTACATCTCCGGCCGTTTCGAGCACCGCTGGTTTGCAGCGGCAATCATGGCCGCAGCTCTGTTTGGCGGAATCTCCGCGCTGCAACTGCTCGGACTTTCCACCGGAGTTCTTATCTTCGGCGCTCTGTTCATCACCCTTGGGCTATGCTGGTACTTGAAACTGAATTATGCGCTGGGGGCCATTGTGGCACTCATTCACGACGTATTGATAACAGTCGGTGTATTCTCAATGTTGGGTAAGGAATTCGACCTGACCATCATTGCGGCACTGCTGACCATTATCGGTTACTCGCTCAACGATACCATTATCGTTTTTGACCGCATTCGTGAAAACCTCAACGCCAAAATCAGCGACTCTCTTGCTGAAACCATCAACATCAGTGTCAACCAGACTCTGAGCAGAACCATCCTGACTTCCGGCACCACCCTGCTGGTTGTTGCGGCCCTGTTCGCTCTGGGCGGCGGTGTCATTCACGACTTCGCCCTTGCCCTGCTTGTCGGTGTCGGTGTCGGTACCTATTCATCCATCTTTGTAGCCAGCCCGATCCTTCTCGGTTTCGGTGCAGGCAACATCAAGGAAGATGACAGCACTGAAGGCGCCGAAGCAGCTTAA
- the yajC gene encoding preprotein translocase subunit YajC has protein sequence MFFADIAHAMGAAGQQGQAGPAGALGSFLPLILMFAIFYFLLIRPQQKKAKEHKAMLEGIQRGDRILTAGGLFGRVMGVDGDELTVELAEGLQVKVERSYVAGLANPAKKADKKEAKKDK, from the coding sequence ATGTTTTTTGCAGATATCGCCCATGCGATGGGTGCAGCCGGACAGCAGGGACAGGCTGGTCCCGCAGGAGCACTCGGTTCTTTTCTCCCCCTCATTCTCATGTTTGCAATTTTCTATTTTCTGCTCATCAGACCGCAGCAGAAGAAAGCCAAAGAGCATAAAGCAATGCTGGAAGGCATCCAGAGAGGAGACCGCATCCTGACCGCCGGAGGACTTTTCGGCAGAGTTATGGGCGTGGACGGGGATGAACTCACTGTCGAACTCGCTGAAGGTTTGCAGGTCAAGGTTGAAAGATCCTACGTAGCCGGCCTTGCCAACCCCGCCAAGAAAGCTGATAAGAAAGAAGCAAAAAAAGACAAATAA
- the secD gene encoding protein translocase subunit SecD produces MNGSLRWKIVLTLLVVVFGVAYLLPSLPAVQKSDLARLLPEDKISLGLDLKGGIHLTLGVDMEKAMENNLSRMGDDLRAIAREDSIIVLKPKVISGERIEAVLLKQDQKEAFEKLVKKSFSNLNIISTSVKPDGKVTYIFAPSPEYKKYLTKLTMDQAIKTIRNRIDQFGVAEPDIRKQQGNRILVQLPGMQDPERAIKIIGKTAHLEFKLVDTDADLEKAQKGILAPGRELTVIRHRMPDGSYIEKPIVLRKDAMLTGEYITDAQTRFDQFNKPYVTLNFNTRGARIFERVTGENIKKQMAIVLDGKVYSAPTIQDKIAGGRASITGSYSTDEAHDLAIVLRAGSLPAPVKILEQRTVGPSLGQESIDKGITAAIVGSIAILLFMLVYYGFAGFVADVVLVLNILLILAGLALFGATLTLPGIAGIILTIGMAVDANVIIFERIREELRRGLTAKAAITEGYNRATLTILDANITTVIAAIILYQFGTGPVRGFAVTLTLGIITSMFTAIFVSRILFDIYTSKRAADAPLSI; encoded by the coding sequence ATGAACGGGAGTCTTCGTTGGAAAATTGTCCTGACCCTGCTTGTTGTCGTGTTTGGAGTTGCCTACCTCCTTCCTTCACTGCCTGCGGTTCAGAAATCAGATCTGGCTCGCCTTCTGCCTGAGGATAAAATCAGCCTCGGGCTCGACCTCAAGGGTGGAATACACCTCACTCTGGGCGTTGACATGGAAAAGGCCATGGAAAACAACCTTTCGCGCATGGGCGACGACCTGAGAGCCATTGCCAGGGAGGACAGCATTATCGTCCTCAAACCCAAAGTGATCAGCGGCGAGCGCATTGAAGCCGTGCTTCTCAAGCAGGATCAGAAAGAAGCTTTTGAAAAACTGGTCAAAAAAAGCTTCAGCAACCTCAATATCATCAGCACATCAGTAAAACCGGACGGTAAAGTCACTTATATTTTCGCTCCCAGTCCGGAATACAAAAAGTACCTGACCAAACTGACCATGGACCAGGCCATCAAGACGATCCGCAACCGCATCGACCAGTTCGGTGTGGCCGAACCGGATATCCGCAAACAGCAGGGCAACAGAATACTGGTTCAGCTGCCCGGCATGCAGGATCCCGAACGGGCCATCAAGATCATCGGCAAAACCGCTCACCTTGAGTTCAAGCTCGTTGATACAGATGCCGATCTGGAAAAAGCCCAGAAAGGTATACTTGCTCCCGGACGCGAGCTTACTGTCATCAGGCACAGAATGCCTGACGGCTCCTACATTGAAAAACCGATTGTCCTCAGAAAGGACGCCATGCTCACCGGTGAATACATCACCGATGCGCAGACTCGGTTTGACCAGTTCAACAAACCTTACGTAACCCTGAACTTCAACACCAGAGGCGCAAGGATATTCGAACGGGTAACCGGGGAAAACATCAAGAAACAGATGGCTATCGTTCTTGACGGAAAGGTTTATTCCGCTCCGACAATTCAGGATAAAATCGCCGGCGGCAGAGCCTCCATCACCGGCAGCTACTCCACTGACGAAGCTCACGATCTGGCAATTGTCCTGCGTGCAGGCTCCCTGCCTGCTCCGGTAAAAATCCTTGAGCAGCGCACAGTCGGTCCTTCCCTCGGACAGGAATCCATCGACAAGGGCATAACCGCCGCCATCGTCGGCAGTATCGCCATTCTCCTGTTCATGCTGGTCTATTACGGATTTGCCGGATTTGTTGCAGACGTTGTGCTCGTCCTCAACATCCTGCTGATCCTCGCCGGTCTGGCCCTTTTCGGCGCGACACTGACCCTTCCGGGTATCGCCGGTATCATCCTGACCATCGGTATGGCGGTTGACGCGAACGTAATCATTTTTGAGCGCATTCGTGAAGAACTCAGACGAGGACTGACCGCTAAGGCGGCAATCACCGAAGGATACAACAGGGCTACCCTGACCATTCTGGATGCCAACATCACCACCGTGATCGCGGCCATCATCCTTTACCAGTTCGGCACCGGACCTGTTCGCGGTTTTGCGGTTACCCTGACTCTGGGTATCATAACCTCCATGTTTACCGCCATCTTCGTAAGCCGCATCTTGTTTGATATTTACACCTCCAAGCGTGCAGCAGATGCACCGCTGAGCATTTAA
- a CDS encoding tRNA (cytidine(34)-2'-O)-methyltransferase — translation MKQENFINPFSIVLFEPEIPPNTGNIARLCAGTDTPLHLIEPLGFSISDKHLKRAGLDYWPSVKLSVWKNWQEFKDNVHPQRLVTTSAKRGTPLFDFTFLPGDHIVLGPETRGLPGWMFEEFKHAVNIPITRNVRSLNLSTSAGIVLYQALSCLDTDVNFR, via the coding sequence ATGAAGCAGGAAAATTTCATAAACCCTTTCAGTATTGTCCTTTTTGAACCGGAGATACCGCCGAATACAGGCAACATCGCCAGATTGTGCGCAGGAACGGACACTCCGCTGCACCTCATAGAGCCGCTTGGTTTCTCCATTTCGGACAAGCATCTGAAGAGGGCCGGGCTTGACTACTGGCCGAGCGTAAAGCTTTCCGTATGGAAGAACTGGCAGGAGTTTAAAGACAATGTGCACCCGCAAAGACTGGTAACCACCAGCGCCAAACGAGGCACCCCGCTCTTCGACTTTACTTTTCTACCCGGTGATCACATTGTACTCGGTCCGGAGACAAGGGGGCTGCCCGGCTGGATGTTTGAGGAATTCAAGCATGCGGTAAACATTCCCATCACCCGAAACGTACGCAGCCTTAACCTTTCCACCTCTGCCGGAATCGTCCTCTACCAGGCCCTTTCGTGCCTGGATACAGACGTCAACTTCAGATAA
- the rfbD gene encoding dTDP-4-dehydrorhamnose reductase → MIELTGKKAVILGGRTGLVGQTLTEKLKKNNLITIPLSRSDFDPLDEESMQALLEREEPDFIFNTIAYTMVDQAEEEENRAHLLNTTLPVSLGRLAKKFGCKLIHFSTDFVYDGKKDSPYVETDATNPQSVYGETKLDGDEKLLQSGYPDILIIRTAWLFGPHKTNFVKKIIGYAKEREFLSVVHDQKGSPTYTPDLADYTIELLRHEATGIFNVVNSGKASWCELAAEAINCSAINCRIDAVPSSSYPTQAKRPPYSVLDTSKFTEMTGITPRPWVQALRDYIYNHIGNIQKD, encoded by the coding sequence GTGATTGAACTTACAGGCAAGAAAGCGGTTATCCTTGGCGGCAGAACAGGTCTGGTAGGCCAAACCCTGACTGAAAAGCTAAAAAAAAACAATTTGATAACGATACCCCTTTCCCGCTCCGATTTTGATCCTCTGGACGAAGAAAGCATGCAGGCCCTGCTTGAACGCGAGGAACCGGATTTCATTTTCAATACCATTGCCTACACCATGGTGGATCAGGCCGAAGAAGAAGAAAACAGAGCCCACCTGCTGAACACCACACTCCCGGTTTCCCTTGGACGACTGGCTAAAAAATTCGGATGCAAGCTGATACATTTCAGTACGGATTTCGTTTACGACGGCAAGAAGGATTCTCCATACGTTGAAACCGATGCTACCAACCCCCAGTCAGTATACGGCGAGACCAAGCTGGACGGAGATGAAAAACTTCTCCAGTCAGGATACCCTGATATCCTCATCATAAGAACAGCCTGGCTGTTCGGCCCCCACAAGACAAATTTCGTTAAAAAAATAATCGGATACGCCAAGGAACGAGAATTTCTTTCCGTAGTGCATGATCAGAAAGGATCGCCGACCTACACTCCCGACCTTGCAGACTACACGATTGAATTATTGCGCCACGAGGCCACCGGAATATTCAATGTGGTGAATTCCGGAAAAGCCTCCTGGTGCGAACTGGCTGCAGAAGCAATCAACTGCTCAGCCATCAACTGCCGGATAGATGCCGTGCCCAGCAGCTCATACCCGACACAGGCAAAGAGACCGCCCTACTCTGTTCTGGACACTTCCAAATTCACGGAAATGACCGGAATAACTCCGCGCCCGTGGGTACAGGCATTAAGGGACTACATCTACAACCATATTGGCAATATCCAGAAAGATTAA
- the rfbB gene encoding dTDP-glucose 4,6-dehydratase, translating into MRLLVTGGCGFIGTNFILLMKERHPDWKIFNLDKLTYAGNRKNLLKLEQDENSGYTFLHGDIGDREFVTAVLHDHKIDAIVNFAAESHVDRSINDPAPFLSTNIMGTQNLMECARQAGTEKFVHVSTDEVYGSLGPDEPAFSEKNPLQPNSPYSASKAGADLMARAYFETYGFPVSITRCSNNYGPYQFPEKLIPLMFLKATAGEKLPVYGDGSNIRDWIYVDDHCTGVELTLLKGRPGQVYNFGGAAEKTNLELIREMLHLLNRDESLISYVKDRPGHDKRYAMDFKLAEKELGFTPKTSFRQGIGKTIEWYTANREWLEDVRSGAYREFMENWYGERK; encoded by the coding sequence ATGAGACTTCTTGTTACAGGCGGATGCGGATTTATAGGAACAAATTTCATTCTCCTGATGAAAGAAAGGCATCCGGATTGGAAAATTTTCAATCTCGACAAGCTTACCTATGCCGGAAACCGCAAAAATCTGCTCAAACTGGAGCAGGACGAGAATTCCGGCTACACTTTCCTGCATGGAGACATAGGTGACCGGGAGTTTGTCACTGCGGTCCTTCACGACCATAAAATCGATGCAATAGTTAATTTTGCCGCAGAATCGCATGTAGACCGCTCCATAAACGATCCTGCGCCCTTTCTCAGTACCAACATAATGGGAACGCAGAACCTGATGGAGTGCGCCAGACAGGCAGGTACGGAAAAATTCGTCCATGTCTCCACGGATGAAGTTTACGGCAGCCTCGGACCTGATGAGCCGGCCTTCAGCGAAAAAAATCCGCTGCAACCGAACAGTCCCTACTCCGCATCCAAGGCAGGAGCGGACCTCATGGCCAGAGCCTACTTCGAAACATACGGATTCCCGGTATCAATCACCAGATGTTCCAACAACTACGGGCCCTACCAATTTCCTGAAAAACTCATCCCCCTCATGTTTCTCAAGGCTACAGCCGGAGAAAAGCTCCCTGTTTACGGGGACGGATCAAACATCCGGGACTGGATATACGTTGATGACCACTGCACCGGGGTTGAACTTACCCTGCTCAAAGGCAGGCCCGGACAGGTATATAATTTCGGTGGAGCTGCGGAAAAGACCAATCTGGAACTTATCCGCGAAATGCTCCACCTCCTGAATCGTGACGAAAGCCTCATCAGCTATGTAAAGGACAGGCCCGGGCACGACAAACGCTATGCCATGGATTTTAAACTGGCGGAAAAAGAACTCGGTTTTACCCCGAAGACATCGTTCCGGCAGGGTATCGGCAAAACCATAGAATGGTACACTGCCAACAGGGAATGGCTGGAAGACGTACGCAGTGGCGCCTACCGGGAATTCATGGAAAATTGGTACGGAGAACGAAAGTGA